A DNA window from Porphyromonas gingivalis ATCC 33277 contains the following coding sequences:
- the rplL gene encoding 50S ribosomal protein L7/L12, translating to MADIKAIAEQLVNLTVKEVSELATILKEEYGIEPAAAAVAVAAAPGAAGAAAEEEKTSFDVVLKSAGAAKLQVVKAVKEQCGLGLKEAKDLVDAAPSTVKEGVDKATAEALKKALEEAGAEVELK from the coding sequence ATGGCAGACATTAAAGCTATTGCTGAACAACTGGTTAACTTGACAGTAAAAGAAGTTAGCGAACTCGCTACTATCCTGAAAGAAGAATATGGCATTGAGCCGGCAGCTGCTGCTGTTGCTGTAGCCGCTGCTCCTGGTGCTGCCGGTGCTGCAGCTGAAGAGGAGAAAACTTCTTTCGACGTAGTTCTTAAGAGTGCTGGAGCTGCAAAATTGCAGGTTGTGAAAGCTGTTAAAGAACAATGCGGTCTTGGCCTGAAAGAAGCAAAGGATCTCGTGGACGCAGCACCTTCTACCGTGAAGGAAGGCGTAGACAAAGCTACTGCTGAGGCACTGAAAAAGGCTCTCGAAGAAGCAGGTGCTGAAGTAGAACTGAAATAA
- the rplJ gene encoding 50S ribosomal protein L10, with amino-acid sequence MRKEDKGTVIRQLAEYIGQYPHFYLTDIEALNAEKTSELRRNCNKNGVKLVMVKNTLLRAALAASDVDFSSLYSCLKGNTAVMFCEVANSPAKVIKQFTKDTKGEGKPWLKAAYVQESFYIGRENLDALVSIKSKNELIADVVALLQSPAKNVIASLQSAGQTIHGVLKTLEEK; translated from the coding sequence ATGAGAAAGGAAGATAAAGGTACAGTTATAAGGCAGTTGGCCGAATATATCGGCCAATACCCCCACTTCTACTTGACTGACATAGAGGCATTAAATGCTGAGAAGACATCAGAGCTCCGTCGCAACTGCAATAAAAACGGAGTGAAGTTGGTTATGGTGAAAAACACGCTTTTGCGTGCAGCCTTAGCAGCGAGTGATGTTGATTTCTCGTCATTGTATAGCTGTCTGAAAGGGAATACCGCTGTCATGTTCTGTGAAGTGGCTAATTCTCCGGCCAAAGTAATCAAGCAGTTTACAAAGGATACCAAAGGAGAAGGAAAGCCTTGGCTAAAAGCTGCATACGTGCAGGAAAGCTTCTACATTGGGAGGGAAAATCTCGATGCTTTGGTTTCGATCAAGAGCAAAAACGAACTCATCGCAGATGTTGTGGCATTGCTGCAGTCTCCGGCCAAGAACGTTATTGCATCTTTGCAGTCGGCAGGTCAAACGATCCATGGTGTGTTGAAGACCTTGGAAGAAAAATAA
- the rplA gene encoding 50S ribosomal protein L1, producing the protein MSKLTKKQKLAFSKIEPGKAYTISEASALVKEITTTNFDASVDIDVRLGVDPRKANQMVRGVVTLPHGTGKQIRVLALCSPDKEAEAKEAGADYVGLDEYIEKIKAGWTDIDVIITMPAIMGKIGALGRVLGPRGLMPNPKSGTVTNDVGAAVKEVKAGKIDFKVDKTGIVHTSIGKVSFSADQIRDNAREFINTIIKLKPTTAKGTYIKSIYLSSTMSFGIKVDPKTVDEN; encoded by the coding sequence ATGAGCAAACTAACAAAAAAACAGAAGTTAGCCTTTAGCAAGATTGAACCCGGGAAAGCATACACAATATCGGAGGCATCGGCCTTGGTGAAAGAGATCACCACGACCAATTTTGATGCATCTGTGGATATTGATGTGCGCTTGGGTGTAGACCCCCGAAAGGCTAACCAGATGGTGCGTGGCGTTGTAACGCTTCCGCACGGAACTGGAAAGCAGATCCGCGTTCTGGCATTGTGCTCTCCTGATAAAGAAGCTGAAGCTAAAGAAGCTGGTGCTGACTATGTAGGTCTTGACGAATACATAGAAAAAATAAAGGCTGGTTGGACTGACATCGACGTCATCATCACCATGCCTGCCATTATGGGTAAAATCGGTGCATTGGGACGTGTTTTAGGCCCTCGCGGATTGATGCCTAACCCTAAAAGCGGGACTGTAACCAATGATGTAGGTGCTGCTGTAAAAGAAGTGAAAGCCGGTAAGATTGATTTTAAAGTTGATAAAACCGGTATCGTTCATACATCGATAGGTAAAGTGTCATTCTCTGCGGACCAAATCCGCGATAATGCACGTGAGTTTATTAATACGATTATTAAACTCAAGCCTACTACAGCTAAGGGTACTTATATCAAAAGCATCTATCTTTCAAGTACTATGAGTTTCGGTATCAAAGTCGATCCTAAGACAGTGGATGAAAATTAA
- the rplK gene encoding 50S ribosomal protein L11, producing the protein MAKEVAGQIKLQIKGGAANPSPPVGPALGAKGINIMEFCKQFNARTQDKAGKVLPVVITYYADKSFDFIVKTPPVAIQLLEASKQKSGSAEPNRKKVAEITWEQVRTIAEDKLVDLNCFDIKAAMKMVAGTARSMGIAIKGDFPE; encoded by the coding sequence ATGGCTAAAGAAGTTGCTGGACAAATCAAATTGCAAATAAAAGGTGGTGCAGCTAATCCCTCACCCCCCGTTGGGCCTGCACTTGGTGCAAAGGGCATCAACATCATGGAGTTTTGCAAGCAATTTAATGCCAGAACCCAAGACAAAGCCGGCAAAGTATTGCCTGTAGTAATTACGTACTATGCCGATAAGTCTTTTGATTTTATCGTAAAAACTCCTCCTGTTGCTATTCAACTCCTTGAAGCCAGCAAACAGAAGAGTGGTTCTGCAGAACCTAATCGTAAGAAGGTAGCAGAAATCACATGGGAGCAAGTACGTACGATCGCAGAAGATAAGCTTGTCGATTTGAATTGCTTCGATATCAAAGCTGCCATGAAAATGGTAGCCGGTACTGCTCGAAGCATGGGTATCGCGATTAAAGGGGACTTCCCGGAATAA
- the nusG gene encoding transcription termination/antitermination protein NusG, translated as MTNAEKKFYVLRAISGKENKVREYLEAEMKHSDLGNYLFQVLIPTEKVMTQRAGKRVVKERPYLPGYVLVEAVLVGEVEHRLRSTPNVIGFLGDGRPAPLHPSEVSRILGKVDQLDSEDEEYELSFMVGETVKVSDGAFAGFDAIVEEVNPDKKKLKVMVKIFGRKTALELSYVQVEKE; from the coding sequence ATGACAAACGCAGAGAAAAAATTCTATGTTCTCCGTGCCATTAGTGGTAAGGAGAACAAAGTGCGTGAATATCTGGAAGCAGAAATGAAGCACTCCGATTTAGGAAATTATCTCTTTCAGGTTCTCATTCCCACTGAAAAAGTGATGACGCAGCGTGCCGGTAAAAGGGTTGTAAAAGAACGCCCTTACCTACCCGGATACGTATTGGTCGAAGCTGTTTTGGTCGGTGAAGTAGAGCACCGACTACGCAGTACGCCCAACGTGATTGGGTTCTTAGGTGACGGTCGTCCGGCACCTCTTCATCCGTCCGAAGTTAGTCGAATCTTAGGAAAAGTTGACCAGCTGGACAGTGAAGACGAAGAATATGAACTCAGCTTTATGGTGGGAGAAACCGTGAAAGTGTCAGATGGTGCTTTTGCCGGTTTCGATGCGATAGTGGAAGAGGTAAATCCCGACAAGAAAAAGCTCAAGGTGATGGTGAAGATTTTCGGAAGAAAAACTGCACTGGAGCTTTCCTATGTACAGGTTGAGAAAGAATGA
- the secE gene encoding preprotein translocase subunit SecE — MKLFNKIGTSITDSYNELVHKVSWPTRSELTNSAVVVMIASLIIALFVFVVDTAFERIMELVYKLVF, encoded by the coding sequence ATGAAACTATTCAATAAAATAGGGACTTCGATCACGGATTCCTATAATGAGCTTGTACATAAGGTTTCTTGGCCTACCAGATCCGAGCTGACAAACAGTGCTGTAGTAGTGATGATTGCTTCCTTAATCATTGCTCTTTTTGTGTTTGTTGTCGATACTGCTTTCGAACGGATCATGGAACTGGTATATAAATTGGTGTTCTAA
- the tuf gene encoding elongation factor Tu, producing the protein MAKEHFNRSKPHVNVGTIGHVDHGKTTLTAAITTVLAKRGLSELRSFDSIDNAPEEKERGITINTSHVEYQTANRHYAHVDCPGHADYVKNMVAGAAQMDGAIIVVAATDGPMPQTREHILLARQVNVPRLVVFMNKCDMVDDEEMLELVEMDMRELLSFYDFDGDNTPIIRGSALGALNGEPQWEDKVMELMEAVDNWVPLPERDIDKPFLMPVEDVFSITGRGTVATGRIETGIVKTGDEVQIIGLGAEGMKSVVTGVEMFRKILDEGQAGDNVGLLLRGIDKDQIKRGMVISHPGKITPHKRFKAEVYILKKEEGGRHTPFHNKYRPQFYIRTLDVTGEITLPEGTEMVMPGDNVTITVELIYPVACNVGLRFAIREGGRTVGAGQITELID; encoded by the coding sequence ATGGCAAAAGAGCATTTTAACAGATCGAAACCCCACGTTAACGTTGGTACGATCGGACACGTGGACCACGGTAAGACTACCTTGACGGCTGCAATCACAACTGTGTTGGCAAAGAGGGGCCTTTCAGAACTCCGTTCATTTGATTCAATCGATAACGCTCCCGAAGAAAAGGAACGTGGTATCACGATTAATACTTCACACGTTGAATACCAAACAGCTAATCGTCACTACGCTCACGTAGACTGTCCGGGTCACGCCGACTATGTGAAGAACATGGTTGCCGGTGCTGCTCAGATGGACGGTGCTATAATCGTTGTAGCAGCTACAGACGGTCCTATGCCTCAGACTCGCGAGCACATCCTTTTGGCTCGCCAGGTAAACGTTCCTCGTCTGGTTGTTTTCATGAACAAATGTGACATGGTAGACGATGAAGAGATGCTCGAGCTTGTTGAAATGGACATGCGCGAACTCCTTTCTTTCTACGATTTCGATGGTGACAATACCCCTATCATCCGTGGTTCTGCTCTGGGCGCTTTGAATGGAGAGCCTCAGTGGGAAGACAAGGTGATGGAGCTTATGGAAGCTGTTGACAACTGGGTTCCCCTGCCTGAGCGCGATATCGACAAACCGTTCTTGATGCCGGTTGAAGACGTGTTCTCTATCACGGGTCGTGGTACGGTCGCTACAGGACGTATCGAAACCGGTATTGTGAAGACCGGTGACGAAGTTCAAATCATCGGCCTCGGTGCAGAAGGAATGAAGTCGGTTGTTACGGGTGTTGAAATGTTCCGTAAGATTCTTGACGAAGGTCAGGCTGGTGACAACGTTGGTCTCCTCCTGCGTGGTATCGATAAGGATCAGATCAAGCGTGGTATGGTTATCTCTCACCCGGGTAAGATTACTCCTCACAAGAGATTTAAGGCCGAGGTTTATATCTTGAAGAAAGAAGAAGGTGGTCGCCACACTCCTTTCCACAACAAATATCGTCCGCAGTTCTACATCCGTACGCTTGACGTGACCGGTGAAATCACTCTTCCCGAAGGAACAGAAATGGTTATGCCCGGTGACAACGTAACGATCACTGTAGAACTCATCTACCCGGTTGCATGTAATGTAGGTCTCCGCTTCGCTATCCGTGAAGGTGGTCGTACGGTAGGTGCCGGTCAGATTACAGAGCTCATCGACTAA
- the hpf gene encoding ribosome hibernation-promoting factor, HPF/YfiA family yields the protein MNETPDTIERFLYYLRYEVHASERTVCDYAQDLNRYAAFFSEHTGEVFEPSERDKDVARAWLFSLMEAGQKSSSVQRRLSALKSFYKYMVKIGLIGQSPVRMLRGPKKERPLPVFVPNDEMEKVLNKPIREDDFEAVRDRLILETLYEVGLRRSEIATLKDNAVEDKAGCIRIIGKRNKERIVPFGKRLQDMIDNYRNIREEKVGKSDFFFVSLDGRPLTGEVVYKIVRTALANVPHLTKRSPHVLRHSFATEMLNHGADLMSVKELLGHDSLSTTVQYTHISFEQLRQMYNAHPRAKKEETTMTDVRIQALHFDATDQLKDFVQKKISKLNRLSDGITGAEVVLKLVKPETVQNKEASIRLYIPGDDLFAEKIADTFEEAIDLTVDALKRQIEKRKEQRK from the coding sequence ATGAATGAAACACCCGACACCATCGAAAGATTCCTCTATTATCTACGCTACGAAGTTCACGCGTCAGAACGAACCGTTTGTGACTATGCACAAGATTTGAATCGCTATGCCGCTTTCTTCAGTGAACACACGGGAGAAGTATTCGAGCCAAGCGAACGCGACAAGGATGTCGCGCGCGCTTGGCTCTTCTCTTTAATGGAAGCCGGACAAAAAAGTTCTTCCGTTCAGCGCAGACTGAGCGCGCTGAAAAGCTTTTACAAATACATGGTCAAAATCGGGCTTATTGGGCAAAGTCCTGTCCGAATGCTGAGGGGGCCGAAGAAAGAGAGACCACTGCCTGTTTTCGTCCCGAACGATGAAATGGAAAAAGTGCTGAATAAGCCCATCCGTGAAGATGATTTCGAGGCCGTACGGGACAGACTGATTCTGGAAACACTGTATGAAGTGGGTTTGCGGCGTTCCGAAATAGCCACTCTCAAAGACAACGCGGTAGAAGACAAGGCCGGCTGCATACGTATCATCGGCAAAAGGAATAAAGAGCGAATAGTACCTTTCGGAAAACGTCTGCAAGATATGATAGACAACTATCGGAATATTCGTGAAGAAAAAGTAGGGAAATCTGATTTTTTTTTCGTTTCTTTGGATGGCAGACCACTGACAGGTGAAGTGGTCTACAAGATAGTTCGTACGGCATTGGCAAACGTACCGCACCTGACCAAGAGGAGTCCGCATGTTCTGAGACACAGCTTCGCCACCGAAATGCTCAACCACGGAGCAGATCTGATGTCGGTCAAAGAACTTTTAGGGCACGACAGCCTTTCTACGACGGTGCAATACACGCATATTTCGTTCGAACAACTTAGACAGATGTATAACGCTCATCCAAGGGCAAAAAAAGAAGAAACGACCATGACAGATGTAAGAATCCAGGCTCTGCATTTCGATGCTACCGACCAACTGAAAGATTTTGTACAGAAGAAAATATCCAAGCTGAATCGCTTGTCCGATGGAATAACGGGAGCCGAAGTCGTCCTCAAGCTCGTCAAGCCTGAGACCGTACAAAACAAAGAAGCATCTATCAGGCTCTATATCCCCGGCGACGACTTGTTCGCGGAAAAGATAGCAGACACCTTTGAGGAAGCTATTGATCTGACAGTCGATGCACTGAAAAGACAGATCGAAAAAAGGAAAGAACAGAGAAAATAG
- the rpsU gene encoding 30S ribosomal protein S21 → MIVVPVKEGENIERALKRFKRKFEKTGAVRELRARQAFEKPSVAKRKKMQKAIYMKQLQVAEE, encoded by the coding sequence ATGATCGTAGTTCCAGTTAAAGAAGGCGAGAACATCGAAAGAGCACTGAAACGCTTCAAAAGAAAGTTTGAAAAAACCGGAGCAGTACGCGAATTGCGTGCTCGTCAGGCTTTTGAAAAGCCCTCGGTGGCCAAGCGCAAGAAGATGCAAAAAGCCATCTACATGAAGCAGCTTCAGGTTGCCGAAGAATAA
- a CDS encoding endonuclease MutS2 has protein sequence METYPHNFEEKVGFDEIRRLLIGRCHSPMGSDRVMQMHALARHDEVSRLLAETEEMQIILREEDLFPDLRLADVREALNRIRPAGTYLEEPELLDVATALRTIEALIRFFHVGEEEEGKDTPYPHLQTLLSEVIAFPDLEKRISSLFDRFGKMKDNASPELMNIRRELSSIEKNISRTLQGILRLAQSEGWVDQGVQPSVRDGRLVIPVAPAHKRKVRGIVHDESGTGKTVFIEPAEIVEANNRIRELEAAERREIIRILIEVCDALRPHIHDLIDCYEWIGLFDFISAKARLCGEWNAIRPILSKKPEIRWEKAVHPLLLRSLRAHGRDVIPLDISLTAPDKRILVISGPNAGGKSVCLKTVGLLQYMLQSGLPIPMSPDSTAGIFGKLFIDIGDEQSIEDDLSTYSSHLRNMKHFARHTDKSTLLLIDEFGGGTEPQIGGAIAEALLHRFNEQEGFGVVTTHYQNLKAYAEETPGLVNGAMLYDRHEMRPLFRLSIGRPGSSFAIEIARKIGLPEEVIAEATDKVGTGYIDMDKYLQDIVRDKRYWETKRTNIRKEEKRLEGAAAEYESRLESIKKERKQILDEARQQASEMLSQSSAQIEKTIRDIKEAQAEREKTRRARQELSDFKETINKEEIEKEERINREIEKIKRRKKRKQEKVASRSVETPVQPKLQEVPQLPAIRVGDTVRIKGQTAIGSIIDMNDREATIALGMIKTTVPIDRLEPAKPVKERKSEPVSGASARMIIDRIHEKRLDFNQDIDLRGMRVNEAVQAVMYFIDDAIQLGIPRVRILHGTGTGALRTVIREYLATVNGVRHFADEHVQFGGAGITVVELG, from the coding sequence ATGGAGACTTACCCCCACAACTTCGAGGAGAAAGTGGGTTTCGATGAGATTCGTCGCCTTCTCATCGGCCGTTGCCATAGTCCGATGGGCAGCGATCGGGTAATGCAGATGCATGCTCTTGCAAGGCATGACGAAGTCAGCCGCTTGCTTGCCGAGACGGAAGAAATGCAGATTATCCTGAGAGAAGAAGACTTGTTTCCCGATCTCCGTCTGGCCGATGTGCGAGAAGCACTAAACCGTATCCGACCTGCCGGTACCTATCTGGAAGAGCCAGAGTTGCTGGATGTGGCTACTGCTCTGAGGACAATCGAGGCTCTCATCCGTTTCTTCCATGTGGGGGAAGAAGAGGAGGGTAAGGATACACCATACCCCCACCTCCAAACTCTTTTGTCCGAGGTCATTGCTTTTCCGGATCTGGAGAAGCGTATCAGCAGCTTGTTCGATCGGTTCGGGAAAATGAAAGACAATGCCTCGCCCGAACTGATGAATATCCGTCGCGAACTCTCTTCCATAGAGAAAAATATCTCGCGCACCCTCCAAGGCATCCTTCGCTTGGCTCAGTCCGAAGGCTGGGTGGATCAGGGCGTACAGCCATCGGTACGCGATGGGCGGCTGGTGATTCCGGTAGCTCCGGCACATAAGCGGAAAGTAAGAGGTATCGTCCATGACGAATCCGGCACGGGGAAGACCGTCTTCATCGAACCGGCAGAGATAGTAGAAGCGAACAATCGTATTCGCGAGCTGGAGGCAGCCGAAAGACGGGAAATCATTCGCATCCTGATAGAGGTATGCGATGCACTTCGTCCGCACATTCATGATCTGATCGACTGCTACGAATGGATAGGACTGTTTGATTTCATCTCAGCGAAAGCTCGTCTCTGCGGCGAATGGAATGCTATCCGTCCCATTTTGTCCAAGAAGCCGGAGATCCGTTGGGAGAAAGCCGTACATCCGCTGCTGCTTCGCAGTCTCAGGGCGCATGGCAGAGATGTGATTCCGCTGGATATATCGCTCACTGCTCCCGACAAACGCATCCTGGTCATATCCGGTCCCAATGCAGGAGGCAAATCTGTCTGTCTAAAGACGGTGGGGCTGTTGCAATACATGCTGCAAAGCGGTCTTCCTATACCGATGTCTCCCGATTCTACGGCAGGGATATTCGGCAAGCTCTTCATCGATATAGGCGATGAACAGTCCATAGAAGATGACCTCAGCACCTACAGTTCGCATCTGAGGAATATGAAACACTTTGCCCGCCATACGGATAAGAGTACACTATTATTAATAGATGAGTTCGGTGGCGGTACCGAACCTCAGATAGGCGGAGCCATTGCGGAAGCACTGCTACATCGCTTCAACGAACAGGAAGGATTCGGAGTAGTAACCACTCACTACCAGAATCTGAAGGCCTATGCCGAAGAGACACCGGGGCTTGTAAACGGAGCCATGCTCTACGATCGCCATGAGATGCGCCCACTCTTCCGCCTTTCCATCGGTCGGCCGGGAAGTTCGTTTGCCATCGAGATTGCTCGCAAGATTGGGCTGCCCGAGGAGGTCATAGCCGAAGCCACGGATAAGGTGGGCACGGGCTACATCGACATGGATAAATATCTTCAGGACATCGTACGGGACAAGCGATACTGGGAGACTAAGCGTACCAATATCCGAAAGGAGGAAAAACGGCTGGAAGGGGCTGCCGCCGAATATGAATCGCGTCTGGAGTCTATCAAAAAAGAACGCAAACAAATACTGGACGAAGCCCGCCAACAAGCATCCGAGATGCTGTCCCAATCGTCTGCACAGATAGAGAAAACTATCCGCGACATCAAAGAGGCACAAGCCGAAAGGGAGAAAACGCGGAGAGCACGACAGGAGCTGAGCGACTTCAAGGAAACGATCAACAAAGAAGAGATCGAAAAAGAAGAGCGAATCAATCGGGAGATAGAGAAAATAAAACGGAGGAAAAAACGGAAGCAGGAGAAAGTAGCAAGCCGTTCGGTCGAAACACCTGTACAGCCAAAGCTGCAAGAAGTGCCCCAACTCCCTGCCATACGAGTGGGCGATACGGTACGAATCAAAGGACAGACGGCTATAGGCAGTATTATAGATATGAATGATCGGGAGGCTACCATTGCTCTCGGAATGATCAAAACGACTGTGCCGATCGATCGGTTGGAACCGGCCAAGCCCGTCAAAGAGCGGAAGTCTGAGCCTGTCTCCGGAGCATCTGCCCGAATGATCATAGACCGGATCCACGAGAAGCGTTTGGATTTCAATCAAGACATCGATTTGCGTGGCATGCGTGTGAACGAAGCCGTCCAAGCCGTCATGTATTTTATCGATGATGCCATCCAACTGGGAATACCGCGCGTACGGATACTTCATGGAACGGGAACAGGTGCACTCAGAACGGTGATCAGGGAGTATTTGGCTACAGTCAATGGCGTAAGGCATTTTGCAGACGAACACGTCCAGTTCGGAGGGGCCGGCATCACTGTCGTTGAATTGGGATGA
- the rseP gene encoding RIP metalloprotease RseP → MIVFLIKAAQLILAFAILVFVHELGHYFFARLFRVRVDKFYLFFDWGGAIFRYKPKRSETEFGIGWLPLGGYCKINGMIDESMDTEYLQQEPKPYEFRSRPAWQRLLIMLGGVLFNFLLALVIYSGIVLQWGSMRMPSERISSGMAFSSVAQEAGFQNNDIILTVDGRPADALASGFMRSVIQARQVEVLRQGRREIVHVPHDMMKRVLKANSGFMSIQVPFVIDSVMPQGTAYANQLKAGDSITAVNGKLMPDASDVIGAIRSHAGDSIALSVARAGEELTITLPVDTGGLIGVSLRPLDAIYTIDHIRYSLFEAIPAGIAQGMGTMRSYVSDMKYVFTKEGAGQIGGFGTLGSLFPASWNWPQFWAMTALLSIMLAVMNILPIPALDGGHILFLLIEIITRRKVGQEVLIRAQLIGMAILILLVLYANGNDLLRAFR, encoded by the coding sequence ATGATAGTTTTCCTCATTAAAGCTGCGCAGTTGATCCTCGCATTCGCCATTCTGGTTTTCGTCCATGAATTGGGACATTACTTTTTTGCTCGTCTCTTCCGAGTCAGGGTGGACAAGTTCTACCTTTTCTTCGATTGGGGAGGTGCCATCTTCCGTTACAAGCCCAAACGAAGCGAAACGGAATTCGGTATCGGTTGGCTTCCTCTCGGTGGCTATTGCAAGATCAACGGGATGATAGACGAATCCATGGATACCGAGTACTTGCAGCAAGAGCCGAAACCTTATGAATTCCGCAGTCGACCGGCATGGCAGCGGCTTCTGATCATGCTGGGGGGAGTGCTGTTCAATTTCCTGTTGGCTCTTGTCATCTATTCCGGTATTGTCCTGCAATGGGGTAGTATGCGGATGCCTTCGGAGCGTATCAGTTCGGGCATGGCCTTCTCCTCCGTGGCACAGGAGGCCGGTTTTCAAAACAATGATATTATCCTCACTGTGGATGGCCGGCCGGCGGATGCTTTGGCTTCAGGGTTCATGCGGTCGGTGATTCAGGCTCGCCAAGTGGAAGTCCTGAGACAAGGCCGGCGAGAGATCGTACATGTTCCGCACGATATGATGAAGCGTGTGCTCAAAGCCAACAGCGGCTTTATGTCCATACAGGTGCCGTTCGTCATCGATAGCGTCATGCCCCAAGGGACGGCTTATGCCAATCAGCTGAAAGCGGGCGACAGTATCACTGCCGTAAATGGCAAGTTGATGCCTGATGCAAGCGATGTGATCGGAGCCATTCGCAGCCATGCAGGCGATAGTATAGCCCTGTCCGTAGCCCGAGCAGGCGAAGAGCTGACTATAACGCTGCCGGTAGATACCGGCGGACTTATCGGAGTGAGCCTCCGACCGTTGGATGCCATCTATACCATCGATCATATCCGATATTCGCTATTCGAAGCCATACCGGCCGGAATAGCACAAGGTATGGGCACCATGCGCAGCTACGTAAGCGACATGAAGTACGTCTTCACCAAAGAAGGGGCAGGACAGATAGGTGGCTTCGGTACATTGGGCAGCCTTTTCCCGGCCTCTTGGAACTGGCCTCAATTCTGGGCTATGACGGCACTTCTCTCCATCATGCTGGCAGTCATGAACATTCTGCCCATACCGGCATTGGATGGAGGACATATTCTCTTTCTTCTTATTGAAATCATTACCCGCAGGAAAGTCGGTCAGGAAGTCCTTATCCGTGCGCAATTGATCGGGATGGCTATTCTGATTCTTCTCGTTCTCTATGCCAATGGCAATGACTTGCTCAGGGCTTTTCGCTGA
- a CDS encoding DUF1661 domain-containing protein gives MRREIFFVLVRERKNLRTKTKINSDHIFPNCRNPFFRS, from the coding sequence ATGCGGCGCGAGATCTTTTTCGTTTTGGTTCGGGAAAGAAAAAATTTACGAACCAAAACGAAAATAAACTCAGACCACATTTTTCCGAACTGTAGAAATCCATTTTTTCGTTCCTGA
- a CDS encoding DUF1661 domain-containing protein: protein MVRKFFLSRTKTKKISRRILKFLEPQSCHVRFEKNASCSFASHFFEQTERH from the coding sequence TTGGTTCGTAAATTTTTTCTTTCCCGAACCAAAACGAAAAAGATCTCGCGCCGCATTCTCAAATTCTTGGAACCGCAATCTTGCCATGTTCGGTTCGAAAAAAACGCGAGCTGTTCTTTCGCTTCTCACTTTTTTGAGCAGACCGAAAGACACTGA